A genomic window from Cucumis melo cultivar AY chromosome 8, USDA_Cmelo_AY_1.0, whole genome shotgun sequence includes:
- the LOC103484489 gene encoding glutaredoxin-C9, which translates to MSLFQYRNYPPLSLSQNWIFFFTKFAIIMHQAIPYRTWIPAAASSSRKAHEPSGDGVEKLVSKNAVVVLARRGCCMSHVLKLLLLGHGTNPAVVVVGEEDEVDTTGEIGNFASAAGDGRVQFPVVFIGGKMFGGLEKVMAAHISGELVPALKDAGALWL; encoded by the coding sequence ATGTCATTATTCCAATACCGCAATTACCCTCCATTATCTCTCTCTCAAAATTGGATCTTTTTCTTTACCAAATTTGCAATAATAATGCACCAAGCAATTCCGTACCGGACGTGGATTCCGGCCGCCGCTTCCTCCTCCCGCAAGGCGCACGAGCCTTCCGGCGATGGGGTTGAAAAATTAGTGTCCAAAAACGCCGTTGTGGTTCTTGCGAGGCGTGGGTGTTGTATGAGCCATGTTTTGAAACTGTTGTTGTTGGGCCACGGTACGAACCCGGCCGTTGTCGTGGTtggtgaagaagatgaagtcgATACTACCGGGGAGATTGGAAATTTTGCCTCCGCCGCTGGAGATGGAAGAGTGCAGTTTCCGGTGGTGTTTATTGGAGGGAAGATGTTTGGTGGGTTGGAAAAAGTGATGGCGGCTCATATTTCCGGTGAATTGGTACCGGCGTTAAAAGATGCCGGTGCTTTGTGGCTGtga
- the LOC103484490 gene encoding uncharacterized protein LOC103484490 yields the protein MISFLRGKGNSADVSTPQSASSLSSSSTGTGPARPIRLVYCDEKGKFRMDPEAVATLQLVKEPIGVVSVCGRARQGKSFILNQLLGRSSGFQVASTHRPCTKGLWLWSTPLKRTALDGTEYNLLLLDSEGIDAYDQTGTYSTQIFSLAVLLSSMFVYNQMGGIDEAALDRLSLVTQMTKHIRVRAAGGRTTSAELGQFSPIFVWLLRDFYLDLVEDNRRITPRDYLELALRPVQGSGRDIAAKNEIRDSIRALFPDRDCFTLVRPLNDENDLQRLDQISLDKLRPEFRSGLDAFTKFVFERTRPKQVGATVMTGPILVGITESYLDALNHGAVPTITSSWQSVEEAECRRAYDYAAEVYMSTFDRSKPPEEAALREAHETAVQKSLAAFNSSAVGAGPVRKKYEGLLEKFYRKAFEDYKRNAYAEADLQCTNAIQSMEKRLRVACHASDANINNVVKVLGALLCEYEASSHGPGKWQKLATFLHQSLDGPVLDLIKRLIDQVGSEKNSLALKCRSIEDQLNLLKKQLEASEKYKSEYLKRYEDAINDKKKLADDYMNRITNLQGDCSSLDERCSSLKKTVEQAKQESLDWKRKYETVLSKLKAEEDQANSEIAVLKSRSSAAEARLAAAREQSQSAQEEAEEWKRKFDIALRDTKAALEKAALAEERSNKQTRLREDGLRKEFSNILSEKEDELKDKAAKIKQAEEHLTTLGLELKVAESKIGSYDVEVSSLRHEIKELKGRLEKANERAQSFEKEARILQQEKVHLDQKYLSEFQRFDEVQERCKLAEHDAKKATEIADKARNEASAAQEGKNEMQRLAMERLAQIERAERQIENLERQKKDLVEDLQRIRDSELEAVSRVATLEARVEEREKEIESLLKSNNEQRTSTVQVLQGLLDSERSAHAEANNRAEALSLQLQSAHAKIDLLQQQLTEVRLNESALDGRLKTASHGKRPRVDDGEMGMESVQDMDTSERILRVNKRSRSTSSPMKYTQSEDGGSIFKGDEDNNHSQQTNQEDYTKFTVQKLKQELTKHNFGAELLQLKNPNKKDILSLYEKCVLKL from the exons ATGATCAGCTTTTTAAGAGGGAAGGGAAATTCCGCCGATGTTTCAACTCCGCAGTCTGCTTCTTCGCTGTCTTCGTCCTCGACGGGGACTGGTCCGGCGAGGCCAATTCGTCTTGTTTACTGCGATGAGAAAGGAAAGTTTCGGATGGATCCTGAAGCTGTTGCTACCTTACAGCTTGTAAAAGAGCCAATTGGTGTCGTCTCCGTTTGTGGCCGTGCTCGTCAAGGAAAGAGCTTCATTTTAAATCAA CTTCTTGGGAGGAGTAGTGGGTTTCAAGTAGCATCTACCCATCGACCTTGTACTAAAGGGCTATGGCTCTGGAGTACACCCTTGAAAAGAACTGCCCTTGATGGTACTGAGTACAAtcttttactattagatagCGAAGGAATTGATGCATATGATCAAACG GGAACATACAGCACCCAGATTTTTTCTCTAGCCGTTCTCTTATCTAGCATGTTTGTCTATAATCAG ATGGGTGGAATAGATGAAGCTGCACTCGATCGTTTATCTCTTGTCACTCAAATGACTAAACATATTCGTGTTAGGGCTGCTGGGGGCAGAACTACATCTGCTGAACTTGGCCAATTCTCTCCAATCTTTGTTTGGCTTCTAAGG GACTTCTATTTGGATCTAGTTGAGGACAATAGGAGAATAACACCTCGGGACTATCTGGAGCTTGCTTTGAGACCAGTTCAAGGAAGTGGAAGAGACATAGCTGCTAAGAATGAG ATTCGTGATTCAATTAGAGCATTGTTTCCTGATAGAGACTGCTTTACTCTTGTGCGTCCTCTAAATGATGAAAATGATCTCCAAAGACTTGATCAAATATCT TTGGATAAACTAAGGCCTGAATTTAGGTCCGGACTTGATGCATTTactaaatttgtttttgagAGGACAAGGCCTAAGCAAGTTGGAGCAACTGTTATGACAGGTCCAATACTGGTCGGTATTACAGAGTCTTACCTTGATGCTCTAAACCATGGTGCAGTGCCTACAATAACCTCCTCTTGGCAG AGTGTTGAAGAAGCTGAGTGTAGAAGGGCGTATGATTATGCTGCTGAAGTGTATATGTCTACTTTTGACCGGTCGAAGCCACCAGAAGAA GCAGCATTGAGGGAAGCACATGAAACTGCTGTTCAAAAATCACTTGCTGCATTTAATTCGAGTGCTGTAGGTGCTGGTCCAGTGAGGAAAAAATACGAGGGACTACTTGAGAAATTTTATAGAAAAGCGTTTGAG GATTACAAAAGAAATGCTTATGCAGAAGCAGACTTGCAATGCACGAATGCTATACAAAGCATGGAGAAGAGATTGAGAGTTGCTTGCCATGCTTCTGATGCAAATATCAATAATGTCGTGAAG GTTCTTGGTGCTCTTCTGTGCGAGTATGAAGCATCATCCCACGGTCCTGGAAAGTGGCAGAAGCTGGCAACATTTTTACACCAGAG TTTGGATGGTCCAGTACTTGACCTTATAAAAAGACTCATAGATCAAGTTGGATCAGAGAAGAATTCCCTCGCTTTGAAATGTCGCTCAATTGAAGACCAGCTGAATTTGCTTAAGAAGCAGCTGGAAGCCAGTGAGAAGTATAAGTCTGAATATCTGAAGCGATATGAGGATGCCATCAATGATAAGAAAAAGCTTGCTGATGACTACATGAACCGAATAACTAATCTACAGGGTGACTGCAGTTCTCTTGATGAGAGATGCTCTAGCCTGAAGAAAACAGTGGAGCAAGCAAAGCAAGAATCATTggattggaaaagaaaatatgaaactGTCTTGTCAAAGTTGAAAGCTGAGGAAGATCAAGCTAATTCAGAAATTGCTGTTTTGAAGTCCAGGAGTAGTGCTGCTGAAGCAAGGCTGGCTGCTGCTCGGGAACAATCTCAGTCTGCACAAGAAGAGGCAGAAGAGTGGAAGAGGAAATTTGACATTGCTTTAAGAGATACTAAAGCTGCTCTTGAAAAAGCAGCACTTGCAGAAGAACGCTCAAATAAGCAAACAAGGCTTAGAGAAGATGGTTTGAGGAAAGAATTCTCCAATATTTTGTCTGAGAAG GAAGATGAATTAAAGGACAAGGCAGCAAAAATTAAGCAAGCTGAGGAGCATTTGACAACTTTAGGGCTTGAGCTGAAG GTTGCTGAGTCAAAAATTGGGAGTTACGATGTGGAAGTATCTTCTTTGAGACATGAAATAAAAGAGCTAAAGGGGAGGTTGGAAAAAGCAAATGAAAGGGCTCAATCGTTTGAGAAAGAAGCAAGAATTTTGCAACAAGAAAAGGTTCATTTGGATCAGAAGTACCTATCTGAATTCCAAAGGTTTGATGAAGTTCAGGAAAGGTGTAAACTTGCTGAACATGACGCTAAGAAGGCTACGGAAATTGCTGATAAAGCTAGAAATGAAGCTAGTGCTGCCCAAGAGGGAAAGAACGAGATGCAGAGGTTGGCAATGGAGCGTTTGGCCCAAATAGAGAGGGCCGAAAGGCAAATTGAAAATCTGGAAAGGCAGAAGAAAGATTTGGTGGAAGATTTGCAACGAATTCGGGATTCAGAGTTGGAAGCTGTGTCAAGAGTTGCGACATTGGAAGCCAGAgttgaagaaagggaaaaagaaatagAGTCTCTATTGAAGTCGAACAATGAGCAGCGTACTAGCACTGTTCAAGTTCTTCAGGGCCTTCTGGATTCAGAACGTTCTGCACATGCAGAGGCCAATAATAGGGCTGAGGCTCTCTCTCTTCAGTTGCAATCTGCTCATGCAAAAATCGATCTACTCCAACAACAATTAACTGAAGTCCGTCTTAATGAGTCAGCTTTGGATGGTAGGCTGAAGACTGCTTCTCATGGGAAACGTCCAAGGGTGGATGATGGTGAGATGGGCATGGAATCCGTTCAGGACATGGACACAAGTGAGAGAATTTTAAGAGTTAATAAAAGATCTAGAAGCACAAGTAGTCCTATGAAGTACACTCAGTCAGAGGATGGTGGGTCAATTTTCAAAGGCGATGAAGATAATAACCATAGCCAGCAAACAAATCAGGAGGATTATACAAAGTTCACAGTTCAGAAGCTTAAGCAAGAACTCACAAAACATAACTTTGGTGCCGAACTGCTTCAGTTGAAAAATCCCAACAAAAAAGACATTCTTTCGCTCTATGAGAAATGTGTACTCAAACTATGA
- the LOC103484491 gene encoding NAC domain-containing protein 10 isoform X2, which produces MEAYGSIICPSCAYPLEIDEVNRSLVEDWGKLPAGIKFDPSDQQILEHLEAKVKEDKQKLHPLIHHFILTLDGDDGICYTHPQYLPGMRKDGEIRHYFHRSPKAYTSGTRKRRKVKTADEEEGTDTRWHKTGKTRAVSDGSGEEEKDGQWVASKVFFQLQPRQTSIISSNSMHQIRGGEASSLV; this is translated from the exons ATGGAAGCATATGGAAGCATAATTTGTCCATCTTGTGCATATCCTCTTGAGATTGATGAGGTAAATAGATCGTTAGTTGAAGATTGGGGAAAGCTACCAGCGGGAATAAAATTTGATCCAAGTGATCAACAAATTTTGGAACATTTAGAGGCAAAAGTGAAAGAAGATAAACAAAAGCTTCATCCTCTCATTCATCATTTCATTCTCACATTGGATGGAGATGATGGCATTTGTTACACTCATCCTCAGTATCTTCCTG GAATGAGGAAAGATGGGGAAATCCGACACTATTTCCATAGGTCACCAAAAGCATACACATCAGGCACAAGAAAACGCAGGAAAGTTAAAACAGCAGATGAAGAAGAAGGCACCGACACAAGATGGCACAAAACTGGTAAGACAAGAGCAGTGAGCGACGGCAGCGGTG AAGAGGAGAAAGATGGGCAATGGGTGGCTTCAAAAGTGTTCTTCCAGTTACAGCCTCGTCAAACCTCAATCATCTCTTCTAATTCTATGCATCAAATAAGGGGAGGAGAAGCCTCTTCTCTTGTTTGA
- the LOC103484488 gene encoding MLO-like protein 12 isoform X2 yields MASLERTPTWAVATVCFLLILISISTEYLLHFLVKRFFSIKRRKSLRQALDNIKSELMLLGFVSLLLTVSEKGIANICIPKSLNHKFLPCPTINFNSTYFLEEPKCDSQGKASLLSRDGAKQVKYLIICLAFVHIFSSLLTYSLGIAKMRRWQSWEAKTRTLEYQFTTDPRRFQFARQTSFGKRHLKFWSDHHIFRWPACFVRQFYESVSAADYLTLRHGFITAHLGEGTNFDFQKYIRRALDNDFSVVVGISWWVWVFSVIFIFFSAHGFHSYLWLPFIPLLMLLLVGTKLQGIMTEMCLESNGKSHVVRGTLLVRPSDHYFWLGRPKLLLYFIHFIFFQNSFQLAFFSWAWCS; encoded by the exons atggCGAGTTTGGAACGAACCCCTACATGGGCAGTGGCCACTGTCTGTTTTCTATTGATTCTCATTTCCATTTCCACAGAATATTTGCTTCACTTTCTTGTCAAACGG TTTTTCAGCATCAAAAGAAGGAAATCCCTCAGGCAAGCTCTCGACAATATCAAATCCG AATTGATGCTTTTGGGATTTGTATCGCTGTTATTGACGGTGAGCGAGAAAGGAATTGCTAACATTTGCATTCCTAAGAGTTTGAATCACAAATTTCTGCCCTGTCCCACTATCAACTTCAATTCCACTTACTTCTTGGAAGAACCCAAGTGTGATTcacag GGGAAAGCTTCATTGCTGTCCAGAGATGGTGCCAAGCAAGTTAAGTATTTGATCATTTGTTTAGCCTTTGTTCATATCTTCTCCAGTCTCCTCACCTATAGTCTTGGAATCGCCAAG ATGAGGAGATGGCAGTCTTGGGAAGCAAAAACCAGAACTTTAGAATATCAATTTACAACTG ATCCAAGAAGATTTCAATTTGCTCGTCAAACATCCTTTGGCAAGAGGCATCTCAAATTCTGGAGTGACCATCACATTTTTCGATGGCCG GCCTGTTTTGTTAGACAATTTTACGAATCTGTCTCCGCAGCTGATTATCTCACTCTTAGACATGGTTTCATTACG GCTCATCTTGGAGAAGGAACCAACTTTGACTTCCAAAAGTATATAAGAAGAGCTCTAGACAATGATTTCAGTGTGGTCGTGGGAATCAG TTGGTGGGTTTGGGTGTTTTCTGTAATCTTCATATTCTTCAGTGCACATG GGTTTCACAGCTATCTATGGCTTCCCTTTATTCCATTATTA ATGCTTTTGTTGGTTGGGACAAAATTACAAGGGATTATGACGGAGATGTGTTTGGAGAGCAATGGGAAGTCTCATGTCGTACGAGGAACTCTGCTTGTTAGGCCCAGTGACCATTATTTTTGGTTGGGCCGTCCCAAATTGCTTCTCTATTTCATACACTTCATTTTCTTCCAG AACTCATTTCAATTAGCGTTTTTTTCATGGGCATGG TGCAGCTGA
- the LOC103484488 gene encoding MLO-like protein 6 isoform X1, producing MASLERTPTWAVATVCFLLILISISTEYLLHFLVKRFFSIKRRKSLRQALDNIKSELMLLGFVSLLLTVSEKGIANICIPKSLNHKFLPCPTINFNSTYFLEEPKCDSQGKASLLSRDGAKQVKYLIICLAFVHIFSSLLTYSLGIAKMRRWQSWEAKTRTLEYQFTTDPRRFQFARQTSFGKRHLKFWSDHHIFRWPACFVRQFYESVSAADYLTLRHGFITAHLGEGTNFDFQKYIRRALDNDFSVVVGISWWVWVFSVIFIFFSAHGFHSYLWLPFIPLLMLLLVGTKLQGIMTEMCLESNGKSHVVRGTLLVRPSDHYFWLGRPKLLLYFIHFIFFQNSFQLAFFSWAWLKFGLRSCFQREIADLVIGVSVGVLVQFICGYVTLPLYALVAQMGSSMKKTVFTEGVVEGLRKWQGRAKKKVARRRRSGQHGCDYNFSSQSPPRTSVDAGVDSPPSFRLEAAPPMASVDYYNGRLQGAGANNNKQYNNNNTTTCSAAVSVSGDEDKLKGKKPIEEEADHKPISLDAFDWATKIHRNFSRHAM from the exons atggCGAGTTTGGAACGAACCCCTACATGGGCAGTGGCCACTGTCTGTTTTCTATTGATTCTCATTTCCATTTCCACAGAATATTTGCTTCACTTTCTTGTCAAACGG TTTTTCAGCATCAAAAGAAGGAAATCCCTCAGGCAAGCTCTCGACAATATCAAATCCG AATTGATGCTTTTGGGATTTGTATCGCTGTTATTGACGGTGAGCGAGAAAGGAATTGCTAACATTTGCATTCCTAAGAGTTTGAATCACAAATTTCTGCCCTGTCCCACTATCAACTTCAATTCCACTTACTTCTTGGAAGAACCCAAGTGTGATTcacag GGGAAAGCTTCATTGCTGTCCAGAGATGGTGCCAAGCAAGTTAAGTATTTGATCATTTGTTTAGCCTTTGTTCATATCTTCTCCAGTCTCCTCACCTATAGTCTTGGAATCGCCAAG ATGAGGAGATGGCAGTCTTGGGAAGCAAAAACCAGAACTTTAGAATATCAATTTACAACTG ATCCAAGAAGATTTCAATTTGCTCGTCAAACATCCTTTGGCAAGAGGCATCTCAAATTCTGGAGTGACCATCACATTTTTCGATGGCCG GCCTGTTTTGTTAGACAATTTTACGAATCTGTCTCCGCAGCTGATTATCTCACTCTTAGACATGGTTTCATTACG GCTCATCTTGGAGAAGGAACCAACTTTGACTTCCAAAAGTATATAAGAAGAGCTCTAGACAATGATTTCAGTGTGGTCGTGGGAATCAG TTGGTGGGTTTGGGTGTTTTCTGTAATCTTCATATTCTTCAGTGCACATG GGTTTCACAGCTATCTATGGCTTCCCTTTATTCCATTATTA ATGCTTTTGTTGGTTGGGACAAAATTACAAGGGATTATGACGGAGATGTGTTTGGAGAGCAATGGGAAGTCTCATGTCGTACGAGGAACTCTGCTTGTTAGGCCCAGTGACCATTATTTTTGGTTGGGCCGTCCCAAATTGCTTCTCTATTTCATACACTTCATTTTCTTCCAG AACTCATTTCAATTAGCGTTTTTTTCATGGGCATGG CTGAAATTTGGGCTGAGATCGTGCTTTCAAAGAGAGATAGCAGATTTGGTAATAGGAGTTTCTGTGGGGGTGTTGGTGCAGTTCATTTGTGGTTATGTTACTCTCCCTCTCTATGCACTTGTAGCTCAG aTGGGGAGTTCGATGAAGAAAACGGTATTCACGGAGGGGGTGGTTGAAGGCCTGAGGAAATGGCAAGGAAGAGCGAAGAAAAAGGTTGCTCGAAGGCGAAGATCAGGCCAACATGGCTGCGACTACAACTTCTCATCACAGTCGCCGCCGCGTACATCAGTTGACGCCGGCGTTGACTCGCCGCCATCTTTCAGACTGGAGGCGGCGCCGCCCATGGCATCAGTGGATTATTATAATGGTCGTTTACAAGGGGCGGGTGCCAATAATAACAAacaatataataataacaacaccACCACTTGTTCGGCTGCTGTTTCAGTTAGTGGCGATGAGGATAAACTAAAAGGCAAAAAACCAATCGAGGAGGAGGCGGATCACAAACCCATCTCATTGGATGCCTTTGATTGGGCTACCAAAATACACCGTAATTTTTCAAGACATGCAATGTAG
- the LOC103484491 gene encoding NAC domain-containing protein 10 isoform X1, with amino-acid sequence MEAYGSIICPSCAYPLEIDEVNRSLVEDWGKLPAGIKFDPSDQQILEHLEAKVKEDKQKLHPLIHHFILTLDGDDGICYTHPQYLPGMRKDGEIRHYFHRSPKAYTSGTRKRRKVKTADEEEGTDTRWHKTGKTRAVSDGSGGKIGFKKILVLYSNYGNQKKPKKTNWIMHQYHLGVTEEEKDGQWVASKVFFQLQPRQTSIISSNSMHQIRGGEASSLV; translated from the exons ATGGAAGCATATGGAAGCATAATTTGTCCATCTTGTGCATATCCTCTTGAGATTGATGAGGTAAATAGATCGTTAGTTGAAGATTGGGGAAAGCTACCAGCGGGAATAAAATTTGATCCAAGTGATCAACAAATTTTGGAACATTTAGAGGCAAAAGTGAAAGAAGATAAACAAAAGCTTCATCCTCTCATTCATCATTTCATTCTCACATTGGATGGAGATGATGGCATTTGTTACACTCATCCTCAGTATCTTCCTG GAATGAGGAAAGATGGGGAAATCCGACACTATTTCCATAGGTCACCAAAAGCATACACATCAGGCACAAGAAAACGCAGGAAAGTTAAAACAGCAGATGAAGAAGAAGGCACCGACACAAGATGGCACAAAACTGGTAAGACAAGAGCAGTGAGCGACGGCAGCGGTGGTAAGATAGGTTTCAAGAAGATTTTAGTTTTGTATTCAAATTATGGGAACCAAAAGAAGCCTAAAAAAACTAACTGGATAATGCATCAATACCATTTGGGTGTTACAGAAGAGGAGAAAGATGGGCAATGGGTGGCTTCAAAAGTGTTCTTCCAGTTACAGCCTCGTCAAACCTCAATCATCTCTTCTAATTCTATGCATCAAATAAGGGGAGGAGAAGCCTCTTCTCTTGTTTGA